One window from the genome of Cyclobacterium amurskyense encodes:
- a CDS encoding DUF4132 domain-containing protein has translation MFNFFKRIIKSKNDDNELKKLISAIHNKVNYVYSANDLSRIEEYENLKKLSEEEQKVLINKLTDIICCFSIKFAESKGRNSFNSDDINYFGRPIAFAIQSGLLRRKLNYNEHEWIELLRSFKDSSDKISRNNNGYFHDFPINHAIKQIEYYLKNNERSKTLTSFINEALEWEEFKNTSNKQYFGSDMGKATKKLRALLVKEGNIPVFSLKTNDIGNEVNEIINSVKENRDAIDQIFYLASNVTSSKPSKKFSQEVAKLQDKIGLESFKKIAHRVLETPLNHNPFNESTTHEYNGQVYNYVETVFLCNPSQQFIKGMVWTVERFSDKETIRILSKLCEKTYLKIPGKGPAAASIGNACVYVLGNMRGKDGLGALSRLKLKIRQNNVKKTIDNHLTEGAKKYNVSVEELKEMAVPDFNLVKGEKIIQFDGYSLKIFIEGRKVSQQWLKPDGLPIKSVPSLVKKSTSLSKKLSDIRKEIKEIQKVYSAQKQRIDNQFILDRTWDFVSFEKYYLEHGLVAPIAEKLIWIFTKGNMVADAITLNGKWYSKEHKSINWIDEETTVKLWHPVYSDEETIIAWREKMMELEWKQPIKQAFREIYILTDAEVNTLTYSNRMAAHILKQHQFSSLANLRGWKYSLLGAFDDGRDNEICEKYLPEFKITAQFWIDELSQDESWNDTGIWLYISTDQVKFTKENGEVMELVDVPKIIFTEIMRDVDMFVGVGSVGNDPQWMDNNGERQTNRDYWTSYSFGDLTEIAKTRKAILERLLPRLKKIRDKAEIDGKFLMIKGQLRTYKIHIGSGNILMEPNDQYLCIVPSRSAENSTDKVFIPFEGDRGLSIVLSKALLLAEDNKITDSTIMSQINRS, from the coding sequence ATGTTCAATTTTTTTAAAAGAATTATAAAATCAAAAAATGATGATAATGAGCTTAAAAAGCTTATTTCCGCTATTCATAATAAAGTTAATTATGTTTATAGTGCCAATGATTTATCAAGAATTGAAGAATATGAAAATTTAAAAAAATTATCAGAAGAGGAACAAAAAGTTCTTATTAATAAACTCACAGATATCATCTGTTGTTTTTCTATAAAATTTGCTGAATCTAAGGGTAGGAATTCATTTAACAGTGATGATATAAACTATTTTGGCAGGCCTATTGCATTTGCTATACAAAGTGGCTTACTGCGTAGAAAATTAAATTATAATGAACATGAGTGGATTGAACTTTTGAGAAGCTTTAAAGATAGTTCAGATAAAATATCAAGGAATAATAATGGCTATTTTCATGATTTTCCCATTAATCATGCGATAAAACAAATTGAATATTATTTAAAGAATAATGAGCGATCCAAGACCCTTACTTCGTTTATAAATGAAGCATTGGAATGGGAAGAGTTTAAAAATACCTCAAATAAACAATATTTTGGTAGTGATATGGGAAAGGCCACTAAAAAATTAAGAGCCTTGTTGGTAAAGGAAGGAAATATTCCAGTATTTAGTTTAAAAACCAATGATATCGGAAATGAAGTAAATGAAATTATTAATTCTGTCAAAGAAAATAGAGATGCAATTGATCAAATCTTCTATTTAGCCTCGAATGTTACCAGTTCTAAACCGTCAAAGAAATTTAGTCAAGAAGTAGCCAAACTTCAAGACAAAATAGGCCTAGAGTCATTCAAAAAAATAGCACACAGAGTGCTAGAAACTCCATTAAATCATAATCCCTTTAACGAAAGTACCACACATGAATACAATGGTCAGGTTTATAATTATGTTGAGACAGTTTTCTTGTGTAATCCCAGCCAACAATTTATTAAGGGGATGGTTTGGACAGTAGAACGGTTCTCTGATAAGGAAACCATACGAATACTCAGTAAACTATGTGAAAAGACGTACTTAAAAATCCCAGGAAAAGGGCCAGCCGCGGCATCCATTGGAAATGCATGTGTTTACGTTTTAGGAAATATGAGAGGTAAAGATGGATTAGGAGCTTTGTCTCGGCTTAAACTTAAAATTCGACAAAACAATGTAAAAAAGACGATTGACAATCATTTAACAGAAGGGGCCAAGAAATATAATGTTTCGGTTGAGGAATTAAAGGAGATGGCTGTGCCCGATTTTAATCTTGTAAAAGGGGAAAAAATAATTCAGTTTGATGGCTATTCACTAAAGATATTTATTGAAGGAAGGAAAGTAAGCCAACAGTGGCTCAAGCCGGATGGTCTACCAATTAAAAGTGTGCCCAGTTTAGTTAAAAAGAGTACTTCTTTATCTAAAAAACTTAGTGATATCCGAAAGGAAATTAAAGAAATTCAGAAGGTATACAGTGCACAGAAACAAAGAATAGACAATCAATTTATTTTAGATAGGACCTGGGATTTTGTGTCATTTGAGAAGTATTATTTAGAGCATGGCTTAGTTGCTCCAATAGCCGAAAAGTTAATATGGATTTTTACAAAAGGAAATATGGTTGCCGATGCCATAACCCTTAATGGTAAATGGTATTCTAAAGAGCATAAATCAATAAATTGGATTGATGAAGAAACAACTGTAAAACTCTGGCATCCGGTATATTCTGATGAAGAAACCATTATTGCCTGGCGGGAAAAAATGATGGAACTGGAATGGAAACAGCCAATAAAACAAGCATTCAGGGAAATTTATATACTTACAGATGCAGAAGTGAATACACTTACCTATTCCAATAGAATGGCAGCTCATATTTTAAAGCAACATCAATTTAGTTCCTTGGCTAATCTGAGAGGGTGGAAATATTCACTATTAGGTGCTTTTGATGATGGCAGAGATAATGAAATATGCGAAAAGTATTTACCAGAATTTAAGATAACAGCCCAGTTTTGGATTGATGAATTAAGTCAAGACGAGAGTTGGAATGATACGGGTATTTGGCTCTATATATCAACTGACCAAGTAAAATTTACTAAAGAAAACGGTGAGGTAATGGAGTTGGTTGATGTCCCAAAAATCATTTTCACGGAAATAATGCGTGATGTAGATATGTTTGTAGGAGTAGGTAGTGTAGGGAATGATCCACAATGGATGGATAATAACGGAGAAAGACAAACAAACCGCGACTACTGGACATCATACTCTTTCGGAGACTTAACGGAAATTGCAAAAACTAGAAAAGCTATTTTGGAAAGATTGCTTCCTCGCCTAAAAAAAATAAGGGATAAAGCGGAAATTGATGGCAAATTCTTGATGATTAAAGGTCAACTTAGAACTTATAAAATCCATATTGGTAGTGGTAATATTTTAATGGAGCCAAATGATCAATATTTATGTATTGTCCCATCACGATCTGCAGAAAATTCTACTGATAAAGTTTTTATTCCATTTGAAGGTGATAGAGGCTTATCTATTGTATTAAGTAAGGCGCTTTTATTAGCAGAGGATAATAAAATAACGGATTCTACAATAATGAGCCAGATAAATCGATCATAG
- a CDS encoding type II toxin-antitoxin system RelE/ParE family toxin has protein sequence MELNLFWTDFSQKELEKIYEYYREKAGVRVAKNLVNGIYNEVLKLKIQPRIGQVEEFLKNRKQEFRYLVYKNYKVIYWINEEENRIEINDVFDTRQNPLKIKRTI, from the coding sequence GTGGAATTAAATTTATTTTGGACTGATTTTTCTCAAAAAGAGCTCGAGAAAATCTATGAATACTATCGAGAAAAAGCAGGAGTCCGAGTTGCTAAAAATCTCGTTAACGGAATTTACAATGAAGTTCTAAAATTAAAAATTCAACCTAGAATTGGGCAAGTAGAGGAATTTTTAAAGAACAGAAAACAAGAATTTAGATATTTAGTTTACAAGAATTATAAAGTCATTTATTGGATTAATGAAGAAGAAAACAGGATTGAAATAAATGATGTTTTCGATACTAGACAAAACCCACTAAAAATAAAAAGAACCATCTAA